The following nucleotide sequence is from Mangifera indica cultivar Alphonso chromosome 1, CATAS_Mindica_2.1, whole genome shotgun sequence.
AAAGATCTAGATCATCTGAGATAGTAGCCTCGCTTTTGGCAGTTTCAAGTTGTTTCTGTAAATCCACAAGCTGGCTTTGTAGATTAAATTTTTCTGATTCCAGCTTACAAGTTTTCTTGGCAACAGTTTCTTGAATCCTCTGCTCTTGTTCTTCTCTTGCTTGCCTAAGCTGTCTAACACATTCCTTGAGTGCTCCATCAAGATAAGACACCCTATCTTCAAGTGCCGAATTCTTCTGAGCAGCAGCCTCAAATTGTTGTTTTAAATTAGACACCTCCTTTTGAGCCCTTTCCCAGCCTAGCatttaaaaacacaaaaaagaaacGGCTAACTACCAACTCAATAGAATAGAGCAAGTTTCATACTCTTTTTGACTAGACAAAGATTATGCGCATGATAATAATCTATAGACAAAACCAGAATTAAAAAATCAcccaaaacataatttttcttcttttccagtTACACGAAATGTCATTCTGTAAGACTTCGTATtcaacataattaatttaacGAAAATAAAAGGACttaatttaaagaatttgaatCGAAATAGCGTGAAAATGGAAGACCTGAAACAGCTTCTTCTGCTACTTTGGCATGTTGGTTTACTAAGTCTTCCTTAGCACTGATTTTTAGGAGAGCAGTAGAGAGTTTGTCACTTAGACTCTTCACATTATCACTTACTTCTTCATCTCCTGGTAAACCTTTAGATGTCACTTCAGGAGACTGAGTAATATGAGTTTGACAAATCTGTATCCACAAACCACCATCATTACAATTAATCTAAAGAATCCAccataaatttaatcaattattaaaaaaaattaatgaaaaagaaaaaaaaaagataattacttGATCATCGGAGAATCTTTCAGAAAGCGAAGAAATGGAGCCGGAACTCTCAGTTTCGCCGGGACTTTTCTCCGACGACTTCCGTCGCCAAAGCCAACTACGACGGTCCATCTAATCAAAATTTCAGCCGCTCATTCCTCAAAGCTCAATTACACTCAATTTCGTCAGTCTTGGCTTACAATATACTTCCTATACAAGCAAATCTTCTTGCGTTAATTCATAGCTTGGTTATGTAGAAAATAATCAACATCAACACACCACCTAACAAATCCCCCAAACTTCACGCCATGAGAATAACTCCGCATAAGACAAACACCCCATCCCCGTTCTCTAACCAAAATTAATATCTCTATCAATTATTCATTCACACTAATTCTTTCAGAATGTCTTGTTCACTCAAAACGCGTGTCGTATATAAAAAGGCTATATTACGTACAAAAATgtcatcatttttaatttacataatttcaGGCTGATTTTCGGAAAAGGGTTTGATTTGATCAGATCacacaattattattataatcattttataaacatattctTCAACATTACGGCGGTCGGTTTTGGATTACCTTTTTTTTCCTAACCCAAAACTTATTTCAGCAAGCTTGGGTTCAGAACCTacatttttactttattttatttattaaaataaaaaatgacataaaattgggttactttatttatttactagtccaacacttaaaaaaaaaaaaaaaaaacaatgaggGTAGTATAATAaccttttaaaacttaataaaaaattgtaaaatttttaaattaaataaaaaaatataataaattttttttaactacaaCAGAGAAATACttacttttgaaatattaaatatagaaaattattaaatttttttaaatatttttagttaaataatatttttactcttaattataataataaattttaccaaaatgatataaatttaaattatttaaatttaacaaataaaattttatcatttcaacaaactttggataataataattcttttggcctatagtgaattaatcaattttcaagcttataaataaatatttaatctctATAAATCACTTGCAAAACATGTTCTTTTGACTCCAAGAGGTGTTATTGAATAATGGGAGGGAGTATCGTTGTTTAAGAAATTCCTAAAAAAGAGAGAAGGCATttacgttaatttttttttaaaatgttttacttTTGTTTCGGATTTCAATGCATGTGTCCTAAACTAGATaatcaaggtttttttttttttttaaattgttgttttttatattGGATAAACTACGTAGTCTTGATTGAATGGCGTATGCTGTAACTGAGAGTTTTTCTTGGGGTATTTCAATATCAATGATGTTGTTTGTTAAAATTGGATCTAGaggttgaagatgaagaatgACATGACCCCCTTTTgaggctaaatgactatttctcacccaaagtttaatacAAACACATTTTTTACTCATTAACTAtcgaaaatataaatacttatcattctattaaattttactgttattattatgaataaaattgtcatttaagaaaaatattttaaaaactaaaaacttattatatttttatctctaagtttaaaaattaataaattcaccTCATCTAAAATTTGAAGAGCTTAAACTCCCTACTAGAGTTTTTCTAAACTTTGTCGACAATCGAAGATGATGGCAATAGTCAcgttttctctctcttttagcTTCTCTCTCAATGACTCTTCATTTTCAACCATCATTGGTTGACAAAACTgaccaacaaaaataaatcaatcgCTTCTAAATGAAGACAAGATTCATTTTTAtcccagatgaagatgacaCGATGTCGTCATCTGAGAGATGACAACGATGCATCATCTTCACTTTAAGACGAAATTGTCTTCTTAAGGCAACGAAGGAACACCTTCGTCTCAAGCTTTTGTCAATTGAGGTTGATAGAGAAAGCAAAGGGGAGAGAAAAGTCGCAATCATCTTCAATCGCCAACAACATCCTAAAAAaacctaagaaaaaaatattaatttttcaaaccttggataaaaaaaaaaacctcttagTTCTTAAATCTAagagtgaaaatataataaatttttcattttaaaaatagttttcttAAATAGCAATATTActcttaataataatagtaaaatttatctaaataataaatattgaaatttttaatagtgaaccaaatagatgaaaaataatcatttgaccTCCTTTTTATTAGCCGTGGTTGGTTACACTAGAATGGTTGATCCACAGATGAGCAATAATAGGATGACAGTTGTGTCGGTCAAACCAAGGTTTTATTCAAGTGATCCGTCACTAATCACGATTGGTTGATGTCAGTTTTGTGCTTTCAATTTGCATTCCACTTGCACTTTCTTTGTTATACAATTGTTTTTTGAGTAACTCTTTACTTTTTTATGTTGCCTCTCAAAACCTAGGGTAATGTAATGGGAACATCAAAATGTAGAATTTAAGATAAAAGCCATCAAAATACCTAGAGAAGTGAATTATATAAAGACGGCCTAAGTTTTTagagagatatatatatatatatatcaaaaaacaaatcattcatagtatcatcattaattaatgCTATACTGTCCAAATATTTGTGATGCAGAGTTTCAGTATAGGCGGAGAGTAATCCTCAACTATAACGAGTGAGTTTTCATCTTATAAATTAGAATCAAGACATTCTCCACTGCCTTTGCTTTCAAATACTTGGCATGTAAAAGCTTGTATGATTGGATCTTTATTGTATAGATAAATGCAAATGCTTTGATTGATATGATTAACACAGAGATATGTGCTACTCACATCAAGAAGATTCTGAATCTCATGTCCTCCATAACCAGGCCTTGTTTAAAAGAGCTGAATTATTTTCCTGCAGCCGGAACTTACTACCATTCCAAATTAGGCATATTCAAGTACTGCTCCTGTGTGATTGAATCCACAAGATACTTGCAATGCTTTCACATTATTTCCAAAGTTTACCATTTTAGGTTTTATGAAATCAACATCATTTCCATGACCCTGGAAAACAGTAGATAAAGAGTAAATTGCACAAGCAgaatttaaaggaaaataaaaggaGATACCAGACACTTTAACATCACCAAGGCATTCTAAAATAACTAAACAATGCAATAAAATGTTACCAATGAGCACACATTTTCTTAATAGTGCATATAGTTCTAATGATCAATGATACCTCAACCCaatacttttctttcttttctatcAACCCCCTCCTAACTAGAGTAAATTCAGAAACCGTGGGGGAAAAATAAAGCACACTGATGTTTGCTTAAAAGATAGCACTTGAGACTTCTACCTACCCAATCTAGTTTCCAAATAATTCCTACTGGTTCACAACTATTTGACCACCCTTCTCtgaaaatccatttttttatacaaacatTGTTTCCgtgacccttttttttttccagttccCCTTATACTCTCTCTAGTCTCTTAAGTCCTAAAACAACAGCAATCCTAATTCTAAAGTTCCAGATTGTGCATATCATATCTATCAAAATTGAAGCCATTTCCTAATTttatatgatacaaataaactaagataaaactattaatatGAGACTAGGTTGTTTAAGCAAATGAATCAAAAAACAAACTACCATATGTTTAGGTCATAAAACCTATGCTAACAACACTCTTGCAACCATTAAATCTTAGAGCAACTAGGCAAAATCAAATAACACTTAGTTACAATGTCATCCACTGGCTAAGCAAAATAAAGTACTGGTGCAGGTAGGATTCTAAATATAACTGCAAATTCAATAACtattatagaataataataaaaattatcagaCAACAATTGAACATTATATAAGAAAGTTGGAATCAAACCAATTGTCCACCGGACGAGTGCCCATCTTCAGAGAATGTTCCATGAGAACCACCCCAGCCCCAGGTGAAGACATTGCCTTCTgaatatgaacaaaaaattcaCATCATTCCAGGACCGAAGAAGTAATGTTTCAACATTTTGTCACATAATTTGTGCTGCTAGTAAGTATCACCATAATAtgagaaattaaagaatttgatttttatcttGAATCTTAATGCCTTAACTAAACTTAAATCTTAATAGGTCTCACTTTCAAGATTGATCAAACAAAATACGCTTACTACATATAATGATAGAATAAAACACACCCACAGAAACTTCCTGAAAGGAAATCCATTGGAGCAAAGCAAATAATAGTAATAAGACAGATAAACGCAACACAATTGGTCATTAATTTGAGgtataaaaacataataataatatttcgtATTCCGTACAATCAGGAaataaatttgatgaataataACCAATATTAATAGTTGTGTCCATTAGTTAATATAAATTGAGACTTAAATAGGGTCGTGAGGCGGTAGGGCAACATAAGACATTACTTAGATTCTCCCAACAACTAAGATTGATTCCTAGCTATGGAAAACCAAAAATTATTGTTACGAATAGCTTGGAAtggggcaaaaaaaaaaaagtagagcgttaaatataaaataaaagaatttaagaaaatttgaaaaacagatatatatatatttcactgCATTATGATTTCAAATGTTTGTTTccatttaaaggaatttcaaaAGCATAGGAGAGTGGTTTTGAGctgatttcttcattctttgATATGTTGTATAATTTTCTTCAATGTTAGCCTAATATAGAACAGACTACTGTTCTTGTTTTATTGTGTTACTACTCATGTATATGCCACctgcaaaaaggaaaatattaggAGCACAGGTGGCACAAGCTCAGGGCAACAATTTGGGAGCACACAGATGTCCTTCACACACAAGGGCAGGACCACATGGAGGAAAATGTGGCAAGAATTGAGAGGAGCAGTTAGAGAATGAGCAGAAATAAAGCTGGATGATGAAGGGAGTCAGGCAGCAAGGAATTAAGAGGAAAAACAGTGATCTCCTGAAGGCCAAGCTTGGGGATGGGGTTTCGATTCCCTTTTACTTGTTTCCAGGGAGGATGAGGATACGCTAGACTTGAATGTtctgtttaaatatatataacagcaatcaatacaaattgctctaatttcttcttcattctgTTTTTATTGAACTGTTTGGTTGAGAAATTGTGGAGTTGCAGGTTTATAACAGAACTGCCTGGTGGAGGGTGCATTGAATTGCAGTGTTGAGTTGCAAGAATTAAGTAATTGCTTTGGTCAGTGCAGGTACCTAACATATTCCTTAGTACCCTTCTGCTAATTTGAAACTAGATATTTTTCCCTAATCACAAGAATGTAAAACAGCTACAAAAATTTCTGTGCATAAAAAGGAGTTCCATTAAAACTGCACATGCACATAGCTCAGACGGGTACACAATTTATTTCATCCAATGTCAagcatttcaattttttgataaaagaattatgatacaAAGGAACTTATATTTCAAAACAAACTCTTACCAGATATTGCTGCTGTATGCTTCCAGCCACAAGAGACCtgtaatgaaatattaaagaTTAACTAATAATGTATCATGTAAGAAGTAGACTTATCAACGATAGGGTGCCCATGCTTTTGTCCACTATTTATAAATGGTTTTATCATGACttgacaaaaaattataaatggagCAGTCAAAGCATCATTTATAGCATGTTTCTATCATGACATTGCGAAAATGTTGTCGATGCAGTCAAAGCATTggttaaaaaatgatttttcatattatttccATGCATCATATGCAGTGTAAAACCATACAAAAGTTTCTAAATAAACTATAGCACAAACCTTGTAAACAGATGATCTTGAAAAAGGACCTTGAACTCTTTCAGGTGAATGAAAGGAGTCTATAGTACTGGTAACAAAATGGATTAGCTAGAGAGGAAATAAGTTTTCAGCAAGCTAAAACTTTAActtgcaaaattttaaattaatatgctAAGATAAGGTTTCCAGAAAAATCCTGAAATGAAACATACCCAATACCAAGACAGCCATTCTCATTGGAGCCCCAAGTGTATAAATCCCCACCACCTATGAGCATATAAGTAAAACAAGGGGAAAAGAGTTTTACATAATATTAACCAGTACGTGACATAATATTAAGATATGGAAATGCAAGTTGAAAGAAGTAATAACAAGACAGACAAGAATCTCTAAGTCATACTTATGTTTATCCCTTTAGTCTTAAGTCCAACTTGTAGACTATAAAAAGGCTTGTTAAATTGCTATGGAGACATATAGAGAAAGTgacaaatatttgataaaaaagcTACAATATTTTGAATGAAAGAAAGGCACCAAATGTTATTTTGGCCCACAAACTCCTATAACTTTGCACTTTCATCCTCTTTTCTGCTCTCTTtactttacaaaataataaggTGATAAATCAATTGCCACATGGCTCAGGACACAAGTCTGGGATCCCAACCTTGTATGTGAgtgtacatacatacatatatatagagaaagaGACAGAAAATCTTCACCAAGTTCTTTCTAAACTGTGAACCATATTTAGACCCTATAACCTTGATACATAGGAAACTTAGGGATACAATATCCCAAGTAGGTGGGCTCAAGGTGGGCTCAACTGGATCTAACCCTTGACCTCTTAGTTGAAGTCTATGGCTTTTTAACAGCAGACCTAACCCTTGACATATATAACAACTTATGACATGATTTTTAGCCCATGGATCCATACACACTTTAAATGACTGAGATTCTATGCAatatatgtacacatatatagTTTAGGTTGAAGGACATCATTTCTTTGACACAACATATGACAAAATGTTTCATCCATGGATCTATGCACACTTTATATGATTGAGATTCAATGCAAATTCACAATGAATGCACTTTGgaaataacacaaataaattaatctcaatcattcaaatacataaattaatctGTATATACTATGGAACCCTAAACATATACACAACAAACAACACAAGAAATTTCAAGGAATAATCTTACTAAATGCCTAATTACAGGGTCAACTACAAGCAGCAAGAAActggaaataaaataattattcactGAATATCTCACAAAAATGAGATATTtaatttggtcattttattCTTTGGGGGAAATTAGCTAGATTCTACAACACGTGCCCATGTGTGTGCCTGTGTATGCACTTACACATGAATGACTGTCATGTTGAAGACTACCTAACAGACATAAATGACAAGAAAATTATGGCAACTTTCAGTTTCAGAAAAGGATCAGAGAATGAGGAGCTTGCTGTTGAAATTGTGAAACAATCTgacacatataattataatagatgaaaatttagaaatgaTTAAAACATGAGATGGCTAGAGAAGTTCATTTATGAGTTTGCCTAGGGCCATCATGTATGACAATGAACTTATTGACAGATATTCTACCAGGAATCTTAATCTACTTTCCAGTAACAGCAACAGGTTGCTTGGGCCAACAGTTGCCTAATTGTTGGTGGAGATCAAAGAGAACAACCACATGTGAATGTGACTCTTGGTACTTAGTATACAATTTGTTGAAACATATGAGAATTCACACAaccattccttttttttttttttttttggtttaggcAATGCAgcaaatttaataagaattagAAACACACCACAAGGGCAGGACTCTTGTTAATGAGATGAAGATACGGGAGGTGCCAAATAAACTCTTTTGCTATCATTTGACAAATTGCATTGCACTTAAATATATCATCGATatgacataaaaattaatcacatgAATCATATTTCATAAGTTTTTGAGGCTTCTCTATCCTATCATCTGCTTGACAATATCAGTAACTTAAAAAAGTGTAAGCCCAgactaataaataaaaacaataaatagagataaaatttacTTGTCACAACACATGTGTGATAACCACCACATGCGACTTCCTCTGCATATGGTAGCTTGCTAATCATGGATGGTGTTGTTGCATTTTTTGTGTCTTGAAAGACCTGCATTCATTTCGTTAATAACTTATCATTTGATCAGGGAAATAAATGCCACTAAAAAGGGCCTACACAATTGGCCTATATGCAGTTTCCAGAACCTATAAAATCACAAATTCTGTAACCCACCATTTTAGCTGCTGCTCTCTCACCAAATATAAAGACACAGCCTGTTTCtggaattttagaaaaaattcaTGATTATTTAACCTTAGTCAGGTAAGAAACATCATGGAAAAGATTAGGCACAAGAAAAGGTAATGAAATACCATCAATGCATGCCGTATGCAGAAGTCCAGCAGCAACATTTTTAACCTAGTGATAAGATCAGAAGGCTATAATTATAACGAGAAAATAACACATTCACTTCAGTGCTGACAACATCAATCAATGGTTGATTAACAAGAATAAAATACCTTGACCTTCTCAAGTTCCTTGATAAGTCTCGGTGTATATTCACTGTGCAAAAGTATCTATTAATTCATAACTAAAAGGGAACAAAGAGTGGACAAGTAGGAAACAAGTAGAGAGAATAAAAGGAGTAATGCTGTCTCTACAAATACAAATACCTCAACCAAGTAGCTATATCTCGTTCAAACAACAAAACTTTCAACCTTAGAAATTTCCAAGACTTAAGAGTAAGTTACACTGGTAAGTGAAGCGAAACTTCAAGAGGTCCGTGTCTATGGTTGCATTAAGTTGATACATAGTCAGagatttcattttttactagATTGTGATACACAttccagaaaaaataaaattcacaaatgataaaagtgataataaacaataatattcttAAGTAGATTAAACccaaaaaatcatttacttGTATCCGGACCAATACTAGTcattcaaaattcattaataaattatttgttcaCTGATCTTGCTATCAAATCATGCAAGTATTACTAGCATCATCTACATACTCATTCCAAAATGTTTCAAATCATCTGCAACATACATGACAAATTATAGAGTGTAGAACTTTGACATCACTGATTAACAAGATATAGCATATACTTTAATTATGAGAAACGGTAACCAAAATTTCAAACAGTGGAAACATGAAAAGTTCTAATGTTGtaagttaaaagttaaaagattattttttttctttttcactttaaacCACTAAAGactataaaattatcaaatgaaacCTGGAGCTGCTTAAGAACCCTAAAATGCTTGATTTGTGGCCATGACCAAGTCTTCCAGACCCTCCTCCTCCCCAACTTAAAACCTCTCCTCCATCTGgagaaaaacataaacaaataagGCCAAAAAAAGGTTTACACCCTAGCatttccaaattaataaaaagcaGTTACTAACTATCATCAAAAATAGAGTCTCTGTCTTTTCAGTTCCAAACCAGTAACAGCAACTGAGTGCTCAGAACCCAAAGCTACATGTTTGATGAAGATTCCACTCAAGCAACCAATTTTTGTTGGAACAGGAACTACTTTAGCCGCATCTGCATACCAGTATTCAGATCCATGTAGCATCAGTTTGAGAATAAatcagaatttcttttcttcattgTCTAGGAAACTAATGCTACAGTAAGTAAAACATTCTTGACAGAAAAATACATAAGATGTCGAGTTCGGCAGACATAGAAACATATAACATAAAGTTGAGGCATAGTTGTTACTTTTTCCAAGACCAAGCTGTCCATTGGAGTTCTTTCCCCAAATGTAGAGCTCCCCATCCACTACAAAAGAGAAATGGAATAGAATGCTTCAAAAGATATattagaaaagattagaaaTATACACTAGAATGGATTCTTTCAACCTTGCATCATACCCAACCTTCCCCATgcacaaactcaaattaaattgttCTCCTCCAAGGGTGTGAAGGGTATTTGATTTCAACTGCA
It contains:
- the LOC123224003 gene encoding ultraviolet-B receptor UVR8, coding for MLSRSLSGMIKYILRRDINSRELWRRCMSSEPRKRFAALWGNGDYGRLGLGSLESQWRPVPVVCSAFENNCVKAIACGGAHTLFLTDNGRVYATGLNDFGQLGISENTSYSLEPIEVSGLEKKVDQISTGYYHSAAITVDGELYIWGKNSNGQLGLGKNAAKVVPVPTKIGCLSGIFIKHVALGSEHSVAVTDGGEVLSWGGGGSGRLGHGHKSSILGFLSSSSEYTPRLIKELEKVKVKNVAAGLLHTACIDETGCVFIFGERAAAKMVFQDTKNATTPSMISKLPYAEEVACGGYHTCVVTSGGDLYTWGSNENGCLGIGTIDSFHSPERVQGPFSRSSVYKVSCGWKHTAAISEGNVFTWGWGGSHGTFSEDGHSSGGQLGHGNDVDFIKPKMVNFGNNVKALQVSCGFNHTGAVLEYA